One region of Vitis vinifera cultivar Pinot Noir 40024 chromosome 1, ASM3070453v1 genomic DNA includes:
- the LOC100251981 gene encoding serine/arginine-rich splicing factor RSZ22A isoform X1 produces the protein MSRVYVGNLDPRVSERELEDEFRVYGVIRSVWVARRPPGYAFVEFADRRDAVDAIRGLDGKSGWRVELSHNSKGGGGGGGGGGGRDRGRGGGEDLKCYECGEPGHFARECRLRIGSRGMGSGRRRSISPRPRRSPSYGRRSYSPHARKSPRRRSVSPRRGRSYSRSPPYRRARNDSPFANGD, from the exons ATGTCTCGAGTTTATGTTGGGAATTTGGATCCTCGTGTCTCAGAAAGGGAGCTTGAAGATGAATTTCGAGTTTACGGTGTTATTCGGAG TGTTTGGGTTGCTCGGAGACCACCGGGTTATGCTTTTGTTGAGTTTGCTGATCGTAGGGATGCTGTAGATGCAATTCGTGGATTGGATG GAAAGAGTGGGTGGCGTGTGGAGCTCTCTCATAATTCTAAggggggtggtggtggtggtggtggtggtggaggccGTGATCGTGGACGTGGCGGAGGTGAGGACTTGAAGTGCTATGAATGTGGTGAACCTGGTCATTTTGCTCGAGAATGTCGCTTGCGGATTGGTTCACGAGGCATGGGAAGTGGACGGCGTCGAAGCATTAGCCCTCGTCCTCGTAGGAGTCCAAGTTATGGGCGCAG GAGCTATAGCCCGCATGCGAGAAAATCTCCACGACGTAGAAGCGTATCACCTCGTCGAGGTCGCAGCTACAGCAGGTCACCTCCATATCGCCGTGCTCGCAATGATTCACCTTTTGCTAATGG AGACTGA
- the LOC100251981 gene encoding serine/arginine-rich splicing factor RSZ22A isoform X2: protein MSRVYVGNLDPRVSERELEDEFRVYGVIRSVWVARRPPGYAFVEFADRRDAVDAIRGLDGKSGWRVELSHNSKGGGGGGGGGGGRDRGRGGGEDLKCYECGEPGHFARECRLRIGSRGMGSGRRRSISPRPRRSPSYGRSPHARKSPRRRSVSPRRGRSYSRSPPYRRARNDSPFANGD from the exons ATGTCTCGAGTTTATGTTGGGAATTTGGATCCTCGTGTCTCAGAAAGGGAGCTTGAAGATGAATTTCGAGTTTACGGTGTTATTCGGAG TGTTTGGGTTGCTCGGAGACCACCGGGTTATGCTTTTGTTGAGTTTGCTGATCGTAGGGATGCTGTAGATGCAATTCGTGGATTGGATG GAAAGAGTGGGTGGCGTGTGGAGCTCTCTCATAATTCTAAggggggtggtggtggtggtggtggtggtggaggccGTGATCGTGGACGTGGCGGAGGTGAGGACTTGAAGTGCTATGAATGTGGTGAACCTGGTCATTTTGCTCGAGAATGTCGCTTGCGGATTGGTTCACGAGGCATGGGAAGTGGACGGCGTCGAAGCATTAGCCCTCGTCCTCGTAGGAGTCCAAGTTATGGGCGCAG CCCGCATGCGAGAAAATCTCCACGACGTAGAAGCGTATCACCTCGTCGAGGTCGCAGCTACAGCAGGTCACCTCCATATCGCCGTGCTCGCAATGATTCACCTTTTGCTAATGG AGACTGA